The following coding sequences lie in one Thermosulfuriphilus ammonigenes genomic window:
- the nadB gene encoding L-aspartate oxidase — translation MAYETDFLIIGSGIAGLSLALKVADLGRVTIITKKAPKEAATTLAQGGIACVLGEDDSFELHIADTLRAGDGLCKEEVVSLVVRQAPERIRELMDLGVRFSEDPERPGHLHLGLEGGHSRRRIVHAQDFTGREIESVLLNRAQDHPQITILENHMAVDLITGCKVAIRRQCEDLGERCLGAYVLDGQSGQVKTFLSRVTILSTGGAGKVYLYTSNPDVATGDGIAMAYRAGARVANLEFVQFHPTCLYHPLAKNFLISEALRGEGARLLDPEGRPFMHKYDPNLKDLATRDVVARAIDQELKKSGRDFVYLDISHRESEFIKRRFPNIYQTCLRFGIDITREPIPVVPAAHYMCGGVVTDTWGRTDIFGLFAIGECAYTGLHGANRLASNSLLEGLVFAHQAARWIHQNWGEYGALDLPPVPDWDPGGAVDMEEAVLISHNWDAIRRLMWNYVGIVRNKKRLELASRRLKPILEEIEQHYWDYIITADFIELRNIAHLADLIIRSARWRRESRGAHYNMDWPHKDDANFRRDTILCRSP, via the coding sequence ATGGCCTATGAGACGGATTTTTTGATCATCGGAAGCGGCATCGCCGGCCTCTCCCTGGCCCTTAAGGTGGCCGACCTAGGCCGGGTGACCATTATCACCAAAAAGGCCCCTAAGGAGGCCGCCACCACCCTGGCCCAGGGAGGAATTGCCTGCGTTCTGGGAGAAGATGATTCCTTTGAGCTTCACATTGCCGACACCCTCCGGGCGGGAGACGGCCTCTGCAAAGAAGAAGTGGTCTCCCTGGTCGTTCGTCAGGCCCCGGAACGAATTCGGGAACTCATGGATCTAGGGGTGCGTTTCAGTGAGGACCCAGAACGCCCTGGCCATCTGCACCTTGGCCTTGAGGGTGGACACAGCCGACGTCGCATTGTCCATGCCCAGGATTTCACCGGCAGAGAGATAGAAAGCGTTCTTCTTAATCGAGCCCAGGACCATCCCCAGATAACCATTTTGGAAAATCACATGGCCGTTGACCTTATCACCGGCTGCAAGGTGGCCATTCGCCGACAGTGTGAGGATCTGGGGGAACGCTGTCTGGGGGCCTACGTTCTTGATGGACAAAGCGGTCAGGTAAAGACCTTTCTTTCCCGGGTGACGATCCTTTCTACAGGAGGGGCCGGCAAGGTCTATCTCTACACCAGCAACCCCGATGTGGCCACCGGTGATGGCATCGCCATGGCCTACCGGGCCGGGGCCCGGGTGGCCAACCTGGAGTTTGTCCAGTTTCATCCCACCTGTCTCTACCACCCCTTGGCCAAAAACTTTCTCATCTCTGAAGCCCTAAGGGGGGAAGGAGCCCGACTACTTGACCCCGAAGGCCGACCTTTTATGCACAAATATGACCCCAATCTCAAGGACCTGGCCACCAGAGACGTGGTTGCCCGGGCCATAGATCAAGAGCTTAAAAAAAGCGGCCGCGACTTTGTTTATCTTGACATCAGTCATCGGGAATCGGAGTTCATCAAGAGGCGTTTCCCCAACATCTACCAGACCTGCCTGCGTTTTGGCATCGATATTACCCGTGAGCCCATCCCCGTGGTCCCGGCAGCCCATTACATGTGCGGCGGAGTGGTCACCGACACCTGGGGCCGAACCGATATCTTCGGCCTTTTTGCCATTGGGGAGTGCGCCTACACGGGTCTCCATGGGGCCAACCGCCTGGCCTCAAATTCTCTCCTTGAGGGGCTGGTATTTGCCCACCAGGCCGCCCGCTGGATACACCAGAACTGGGGGGAATACGGGGCCCTTGACCTTCCTCCCGTGCCTGACTGGGATCCCGGAGGGGCGGTGGATATGGAAGAGGCCGTTCTTATCTCCCACAACTGGGATGCCATCCGCCGGCTGATGTGGAACTACGTGGGCATTGTCAGAAACAAAAAGCGGCTTGAGCTGGCAAGCCGCCGCCTTAAACCCATCCTGGAAGAGATAGAACAACACTATTGGGACTACATTATCACGGCTGACTTTATCGAGCTCCGAAATATTGCCCATTTGGCAGATCTCATCATCCGTTCGGCCAGGTGGCGCCGGGAAAGCCGCGGGGCCCACTACAACATGGACTGGCCCCACAAAGACGACGCCAACTTTCGGCGTGACACCATCCTTTGCCGAAGCCCCTAA
- a CDS encoding 5-formyltetrahydrofolate cyclo-ligase: MEDKRTLRKKYLAARANLDPKKRSGASRIIAQHALSWPLYRSVKVTLLYASFREEVETWDLIRESLKRGKIVLLPRTFVEEKTLRLYQIMRPEKDLSPGYAGILEPRPDLPEATRPPEIIFVPGVAFDVHGGRLGYGGGYYDRLLKEYPEAIRVGLAFGVQICPRLPLEPHDQLMDFLITEEGLIRTRCGPSP; encoded by the coding sequence TTGGAAGACAAAAGAACCTTGCGAAAGAAATACCTAGCGGCCAGGGCCAACCTGGATCCAAAAAAGAGGTCCGGGGCCAGCCGAATCATCGCCCAACATGCCCTTTCCTGGCCTCTTTATCGCTCGGTTAAGGTAACCCTTCTCTATGCCTCCTTTCGTGAGGAGGTAGAGACCTGGGATCTCATCCGGGAATCCCTTAAGCGGGGGAAAATCGTCCTTTTGCCGCGAACATTTGTCGAGGAGAAGACCCTGAGGCTCTACCAGATCATGAGACCGGAAAAGGATCTTTCTCCAGGATATGCCGGGATCCTGGAGCCCCGCCCTGACTTACCGGAGGCCACCCGACCTCCGGAGATAATCTTTGTCCCCGGGGTAGCCTTTGATGTCCACGGAGGCCGCCTGGGCTACGGTGGAGGTTACTACGATCGCCTCTTGAAAGAATACCCTGAGGCCATTCGAGTCGGGCTGGCCTTTGGGGTTCAGATCTGTCCCCGCCTTCCCCTTGAACCCCACGACCAGCTGATGGATTTCCTGATCACCGAGGAGGGACTTATCCGGACAAGGTGTGGGCCATCTCCTTGA
- a CDS encoding potassium channel family protein: MADMREEIKKVLLSVLAAISIVTLGVLGYELIEGWSLLDALYMTLITVTTVGYGEVHPLSEEGRIFTILILFLGVGLVLYVFSMVTEAIVSGQIQKAMGRRRLEKKIAQLKDHYIICGFGRIGMVIAEMVSKEHPVVVVENDPSQIQRLEEQGFLYLEGDATSEETLLKAGVERARGLFSVLQSDADNVYICLTAKGLNPRLFLVARAAEEDAEKKLLRAGADKVVSPYLIGARRMALTVLRPTVTDFLELAVHKASLDLQIEEITVIERSRLQGQSLLESGIRQKTGAIILAVKKESGQMIYNPPPDYIIEPGDILIALADQKGLMRLKEMAHTLSG; the protein is encoded by the coding sequence ATGGCTGACATGAGAGAAGAGATAAAAAAGGTCCTGCTTTCGGTCTTAGCCGCCATAAGCATCGTTACCCTTGGTGTTCTCGGCTATGAGCTTATAGAAGGTTGGAGCCTTCTTGATGCCCTCTACATGACCCTTATTACCGTGACCACCGTAGGCTACGGAGAGGTTCATCCCCTTTCGGAGGAAGGGCGCATCTTTACCATTCTTATCCTCTTTTTGGGGGTGGGGTTGGTCCTTTACGTCTTCTCCATGGTTACGGAGGCCATAGTCAGTGGTCAAATCCAGAAGGCCATGGGGCGACGTCGGCTGGAGAAAAAGATTGCCCAGCTTAAGGATCACTACATAATCTGCGGTTTCGGACGCATCGGTATGGTGATTGCCGAGATGGTCTCCAAGGAGCACCCGGTGGTGGTGGTAGAGAATGATCCATCACAGATTCAGCGTCTGGAGGAGCAGGGCTTTCTTTACCTGGAAGGAGATGCTACCAGCGAGGAGACCCTGCTTAAGGCCGGGGTGGAACGGGCCCGGGGGCTTTTTTCGGTTCTTCAGTCCGACGCCGACAATGTCTATATATGCCTTACGGCTAAGGGCTTGAATCCCAGACTCTTCCTCGTTGCCCGGGCCGCTGAGGAGGACGCGGAGAAGAAACTCCTTAGGGCCGGGGCCGATAAGGTTGTTTCCCCCTATCTCATCGGGGCCCGCCGTATGGCCCTTACCGTCTTGCGCCCCACGGTGACCGACTTCCTGGAGCTGGCCGTCCACAAGGCCTCTCTGGATCTTCAGATCGAAGAGATCACCGTGATCGAAAGATCAAGGCTCCAGGGGCAAAGCCTTCTTGAAAGTGGCATCCGGCAAAAGACCGGAGCCATCATCCTGGCGGTAAAAAAGGAATCCGGGCAGATGATCTACAACCCGCCCCCAGATTATATCATCGAACCCGGAGATATCCTTATCGCCCTGGCCGATCAGAAGGGGTTGATGCGCCTCAAGGAGATGGCCCACACCTTGTCCGGATAA
- the amrS gene encoding AmmeMemoRadiSam system radical SAM enzyme, which translates to MKEAMLYERLKDKEVRCQLCSHRCKIKPEKTGICGVRKNVDGTLYSLVYGRVIARHVDPIEKKPLFHFLPGSRSYSIATVGCNFRCDFCQNFEISQMPRDQGIIMGDTMSPEEIVAEAKEARAKTISYTYTEPTIYFELAYDCARLAVEEDIRNVFVSNGYMTKEALETIRPYLHAANIDLKGDDRFYRRHCGARQSPVLETLKNLKEMGIWLEVTTLLIPGENDSLDLVRELARFIKEELGPGTPWHLSRFYPRYHLTGLPPTEVEKLAAARQIALEMGLRYVYTGNVPGDPGEKTYCYACGRVIIDRFGFTITDYHLDEGRCSFCGAEIDGVWS; encoded by the coding sequence ATGAAGGAGGCCATGCTCTACGAAAGGCTAAAGGACAAGGAGGTCCGGTGTCAACTATGCAGTCACCGCTGCAAGATAAAACCGGAGAAGACCGGCATCTGTGGAGTGCGCAAAAATGTGGATGGCACCCTTTACTCTCTTGTCTACGGGCGGGTGATTGCCAGGCATGTTGATCCCATTGAGAAAAAGCCCCTGTTTCACTTTCTTCCGGGCAGCCGCTCCTACTCCATTGCCACCGTAGGTTGCAATTTTCGCTGCGATTTTTGCCAAAATTTTGAGATCTCCCAGATGCCTCGGGACCAGGGAATCATTATGGGAGATACTATGAGCCCCGAAGAAATAGTCGCCGAGGCCAAAGAAGCCAGGGCCAAGACCATCTCTTACACCTACACCGAGCCGACAATCTATTTTGAGCTGGCCTACGACTGCGCCCGCCTGGCGGTGGAAGAGGATATCCGGAACGTATTTGTCTCCAATGGCTACATGACCAAAGAGGCCCTAGAGACCATCCGGCCCTATTTACATGCGGCCAACATCGACCTTAAAGGTGACGACCGCTTTTATCGCCGTCACTGTGGGGCCAGACAAAGTCCAGTCCTGGAAACATTGAAAAATCTCAAAGAAATGGGGATCTGGCTGGAAGTAACCACCCTGCTTATCCCTGGTGAGAATGACTCCCTGGATCTGGTCCGAGAACTGGCCCGTTTTATCAAAGAAGAACTGGGCCCAGGAACCCCCTGGCACCTTTCTCGCTTTTACCCCCGGTATCATCTAACGGGGCTCCCGCCCACCGAGGTGGAAAAACTGGCCGCCGCCCGTCAGATCGCTCTTGAGATGGGCCTGCGCTACGTTTACACTGGAAACGTCCCCGGAGACCCCGGGGAGAAGACCTACTGTTATGCCTGCGGACGGGTGATCATCGACCGCTTTGGTTTCACTATCACCGACTATCACCTCGATGAAGGTCGCTGCAGCTTCTGTGGGGCCGAGATCGACGGTGTCTGGAGCTGA
- the radC gene encoding RadC family protein, with protein sequence MDKEDWQRRGAGHRQRLREKFMEYGLSAFTDAEILEVLLSFGTPRKDCKVPARKALQYFKGLAQVLEAPVEELVKIPGLGPKNIFALKFVQGVARRYLERRIKEKVYLRSAREVYEYLYHSMADLKKEVFKAIYLDARGAILAVEDLFRGTVNMSHVYPRELIERTLRHNASALVVAHNHPSGDTTPSREDLHLTRRLIIICEMLEIRLLDHLIIGHPGKYYSFAERGLMDSLREEVRRALL encoded by the coding sequence ATGGACAAAGAAGACTGGCAGAGACGGGGAGCCGGCCATCGACAGCGGTTAAGAGAAAAGTTTATGGAATATGGGCTTTCGGCCTTCACCGACGCCGAGATTTTAGAGGTTCTTCTTAGCTTTGGCACCCCCCGAAAGGACTGCAAGGTTCCGGCCCGAAAGGCCCTCCAGTATTTCAAGGGGCTGGCCCAGGTTCTGGAGGCTCCGGTAGAGGAGCTGGTCAAGATCCCCGGGCTTGGCCCCAAGAACATCTTTGCCCTTAAGTTTGTCCAAGGAGTGGCCCGAAGATACCTGGAGAGAAGGATCAAAGAAAAGGTCTATCTTCGCTCCGCCAGAGAGGTCTATGAATATCTCTATCACTCCATGGCTGACCTCAAAAAAGAGGTCTTTAAGGCCATCTATCTCGATGCCCGGGGGGCCATCCTGGCCGTAGAGGATCTTTTTCGGGGCACTGTCAACATGAGCCATGTCTATCCTCGCGAACTCATCGAACGCACCCTGAGACACAATGCCTCGGCCCTGGTAGTGGCCCATAACCACCCCTCTGGCGACACCACCCCCTCCAGGGAGGATCTCCACCTCACCAGGCGTCTTATCATCATCTGTGAGATGCTGGAGATAAGGCTGCTTGACCACCTGATTATTGGACACCCCGGTAAATATTACAGCTTCGCCGAAAGGGGGCTCATGGACAGCCTGAGGGAGGAAGTCCGGAGGGCCCTGTTATGA
- the ispH gene encoding 4-hydroxy-3-methylbut-2-enyl diphosphate reductase gives MKVVLAKKAGFCMGVRRAMQLALKAARTGPHPVFTYGPLIHNPQALDLLKSLGVEILKDIPEKGEGTVIIRAHGVPPEEKSRLINAGFKVIDGTCPRVIKVQKIVQRHAEDGYRIIIIGDKDHAEVIGILGHCRGKGIVVSDLRDIRELKDLQKYIIVSQTTQEEETFEFLSQEIVELFPGGQVFNTICNATHNRQAEVRRLAAEAEAIVVVGGKNSANTNRLAMVAREAGCQAYLVETESDIPREELSQFRRVGVTAGASTPNWMINRIVRILEDIRGKGEPFFFRWLRRAIRMAVEINLAVALSAALLGVFAQTALGQDPSLTWAFVAGGYAWVMHTINRLFDLESLKLNDPLRAAFFERHRLCFYLVAALVTGAILSLAFRAGSLPGGLLLTLLLLGSLYGFQALPPPLKHLLGYRALKEVPGGKMFFVALAWAATAAVVPGLTLGPRPSALAGVFVLAALLAYLRGILLEVLEVQGDGFVGKETLPVFLGEEKTLTIARWITGVLMVLGLILPAMGILPPSALAVFAGGIYLLFLIRVFAQRNPGQSFRLEILVEGLIPLTSAISLAIALYL, from the coding sequence ATGAAGGTGGTTCTGGCCAAAAAGGCTGGCTTTTGTATGGGGGTAAGACGGGCCATGCAGCTGGCTTTGAAGGCAGCCCGTACAGGCCCTCATCCGGTCTTCACCTATGGCCCTCTTATTCATAACCCTCAGGCCCTAGATCTTCTTAAGTCTTTAGGGGTTGAGATCCTCAAGGATATTCCAGAAAAGGGTGAAGGAACGGTGATTATCCGGGCCCACGGCGTGCCCCCAGAGGAGAAGAGTCGGCTCATCAACGCTGGTTTTAAGGTCATCGATGGAACCTGTCCCCGGGTGATAAAGGTCCAGAAGATCGTCCAGCGTCATGCCGAAGATGGCTATCGGATAATCATCATCGGAGACAAAGATCATGCCGAGGTTATTGGCATCCTGGGCCACTGCCGGGGGAAGGGAATCGTGGTCAGCGATTTGCGGGACATCCGGGAGCTAAAAGACCTTCAAAAGTACATCATCGTCTCTCAAACCACCCAAGAGGAAGAGACTTTTGAATTCCTGAGCCAGGAGATCGTGGAGCTTTTTCCCGGTGGGCAGGTCTTTAATACCATCTGCAACGCCACCCACAATCGTCAGGCCGAAGTCCGGCGTCTGGCAGCAGAGGCCGAGGCCATTGTCGTTGTCGGAGGGAAAAACAGTGCCAACACCAACCGCCTGGCCATGGTGGCCCGGGAGGCCGGTTGCCAGGCCTACCTGGTAGAAACCGAGAGCGACATTCCCCGTGAAGAGCTGAGCCAGTTCCGCCGGGTGGGGGTGACTGCGGGGGCCTCTACTCCTAACTGGATGATAAACCGAATCGTCAGGATCCTTGAAGACATCCGGGGAAAAGGAGAACCATTTTTCTTTCGCTGGCTCCGCCGAGCCATAAGAATGGCCGTGGAGATAAATCTGGCCGTGGCCCTTTCGGCTGCCCTTCTGGGGGTCTTCGCCCAGACGGCCCTGGGCCAGGATCCATCCTTAACATGGGCCTTTGTTGCCGGCGGCTATGCCTGGGTCATGCACACCATAAATCGGCTTTTTGATTTGGAATCCCTGAAGTTAAATGATCCCTTGCGAGCGGCCTTTTTTGAAAGGCACCGCCTGTGTTTTTATCTGGTGGCCGCCCTGGTGACTGGAGCCATCCTATCTCTAGCCTTCAGGGCCGGATCTCTTCCTGGTGGACTCCTTTTAACCCTCCTCCTCCTTGGCTCTCTCTACGGATTTCAGGCCTTACCCCCTCCCCTTAAACACCTCCTGGGATACCGGGCCCTCAAGGAAGTCCCCGGCGGGAAGATGTTCTTTGTGGCCCTGGCCTGGGCCGCGACGGCGGCCGTAGTTCCGGGTCTTACCCTGGGCCCCCGGCCATCTGCCTTGGCAGGGGTCTTTGTCCTCGCCGCCCTTTTAGCCTATCTGCGGGGAATACTCCTTGAAGTTCTTGAAGTCCAGGGAGATGGCTTTGTGGGCAAAGAAACCCTTCCAGTCTTTCTGGGCGAAGAAAAAACCTTAACCATCGCCCGCTGGATTACCGGAGTTCTTATGGTCTTAGGGCTTATCCTGCCGGCCATGGGGATCTTGCCCCCTTCCGCCCTGGCCGTCTTTGCCGGCGGGATCTATCTTCTCTTTCTCATCAGAGTCTTTGCCCAGAGAAATCCCGGCCAAAGCTTCCGACTGGAGATCTTAGTGGAAGGCCTTATTCCTCTGACAAGCGCCATCTCTCTGGCTATAGCCCTCTACTTATAA
- a CDS encoding RrF2 family transcriptional regulator yields the protein MFRLSTKGRYGLRAMYEIARSYPRPINIKTISERQGVPVRYLEQILNRLRRAGFIESIKGPGGGYVLKRKPAEINLAEILLELVGPVAITSCLDPEEGCLRVDRCVFHLLWKALGQQIENFLSTITLEDLLQEWFLEALQNQGGEHEQDQVCGKY from the coding sequence ATGTTCAGGTTATCAACCAAAGGGCGTTATGGGCTGAGGGCCATGTATGAGATCGCCAGAAGCTATCCCCGGCCCATAAACATTAAAACCATCTCTGAGCGCCAGGGGGTGCCGGTAAGGTATCTGGAGCAGATTTTAAACCGCCTGCGTCGGGCCGGTTTTATTGAAAGCATCAAAGGTCCGGGTGGGGGATACGTCCTCAAGCGAAAGCCGGCGGAGATTAATCTGGCAGAGATTCTCCTGGAACTGGTTGGTCCGGTGGCCATAACCTCATGTCTTGATCCAGAAGAAGGCTGTCTGCGGGTTGACAGGTGTGTCTTTCACCTTCTGTGGAAGGCCCTCGGCCAGCAAATAGAGAATTTTCTTAGCACCATAACCCTGGAGGATCTACTCCAGGAGTGGTTTCTCGAGGCACTCCAAAATCAGGGAGGAGAGCATGAGCAAGATCAAGTTTGTGGAAAATATTAA
- a CDS encoding sulfurtransferase TusA family protein, which produces MSKIKFVENIKPDVTTDIVYMMCPMHLLTLEETISQLEEGQILELLTDYDGALEDVPSWCERTGNEFLGLSEGEDYFRFYIRKRCPKSCPFRGQRVTRKETNN; this is translated from the coding sequence ATGAGCAAGATCAAGTTTGTGGAAAATATTAAACCCGATGTCACCACAGACATTGTCTATATGATGTGCCCTATGCATCTCCTGACCCTGGAGGAAACCATCTCTCAGCTCGAGGAAGGGCAGATCCTTGAGCTTCTGACCGACTATGACGGGGCTCTGGAGGATGTTCCCAGCTGGTGTGAGCGGACAGGCAACGAATTCCTGGGGCTAAGCGAGGGAGAAGACTACTTTCGCTTCTATATTCGCAAACGCTGTCCCAAGAGCTGTCCCTTCCGGGGCCAAAGGGTAACCAGAAAAGAGACCAATAACTAG
- a CDS encoding cysteine desulfurase family protein → MDCYFDHVATTPLRPEVLEAMLPYLKEEFGNPLSVYPLGVKAREAIEEAREKVAGLIGAKASEIVFTSNGAEANNFAVQGIARAMEKKGRHIIVSLMEHHSVLNPARFLEKQGFVVSFIKPDKFGLIDPDEVRRAIRKETILISVIMASPEVGTIEPIAEIARVARENGVVFHTDAVAAVGNIPVNVEELGVDLLSMSAHQFYGPKGAGALYIRKGLRITPLIFGGIQENGRRAGTENVPAIVGMGKAAELAQKELPQRMEHVKRLRDMFVAGITGEIDHLLYTGHREKRLPGHASFCVEFVEGEAMLLLLASKGIYAASGSACTSKALKASPVLLSMGVPAHIAQGSVVFSFGQDNNEEQIKYALREFPQVVKRLRELSPFGQGWGEMEGGLCTRKR, encoded by the coding sequence ATGGATTGCTATTTCGACCACGTTGCCACTACTCCTCTCAGGCCAGAGGTTCTCGAAGCCATGCTCCCCTATCTTAAGGAGGAGTTTGGCAACCCTTTGAGTGTCTATCCTCTAGGGGTTAAGGCCAGAGAGGCTATAGAAGAGGCCCGCGAAAAGGTGGCTGGTCTCATCGGAGCCAAGGCCAGCGAGATCGTCTTCACCTCCAATGGGGCCGAGGCCAATAACTTTGCCGTTCAAGGGATTGCCCGGGCCATGGAGAAAAAGGGCCGACACATTATCGTCAGCCTCATGGAGCACCATTCGGTCCTAAACCCGGCCCGTTTTTTGGAAAAACAGGGGTTTGTGGTCAGTTTTATTAAACCAGATAAATTTGGTCTCATTGATCCTGACGAGGTGCGCCGGGCCATTCGCAAGGAGACCATTCTGATTTCGGTAATCATGGCCAGCCCCGAGGTGGGGACCATCGAACCTATTGCCGAAATAGCCCGGGTGGCTCGGGAAAATGGAGTGGTGTTTCATACGGATGCTGTAGCCGCTGTGGGCAACATACCGGTAAATGTTGAAGAACTGGGGGTTGATCTTCTGAGCATGTCGGCCCACCAGTTCTATGGTCCTAAGGGGGCTGGGGCCCTTTATATTCGCAAGGGGCTACGGATTACCCCTCTTATCTTTGGCGGCATCCAGGAAAACGGCCGCCGGGCGGGCACGGAAAACGTTCCCGCCATTGTGGGCATGGGCAAGGCCGCTGAGTTGGCCCAAAAGGAGCTTCCTCAGCGGATGGAACACGTAAAGAGACTCCGGGATATGTTTGTTGCCGGTATCACCGGAGAGATAGACCATCTTTTGTATACCGGACACCGGGAGAAGAGGCTTCCGGGACACGCCAGCTTCTGCGTAGAGTTTGTCGAGGGTGAGGCCATGTTGCTCCTTCTGGCCTCAAAAGGGATCTATGCCGCCAGCGGCTCAGCCTGTACCTCAAAGGCCCTCAAGGCCTCCCCGGTGCTTCTTTCTATGGGTGTCCCGGCCCATATAGCCCAGGGGTCGGTGGTCTTTAGCTTTGGCCAGGATAACAATGAAGAACAAATCAAATATGCCCTGAGGGAGTTCCCTCAGGTGGTTAAGAGACTCAGAGAACTCTCCCCCTTCGGACAGGGCTGGGGAGAAATGGAGGGAGGACTATGTACACGAAAGAGGTAA
- the nifU gene encoding Fe-S cluster assembly scaffold protein NifU, whose product MYTKEVMDHFMNPRNVGEIPDADGVGMQGNPVCGDVMKVYIKVKDGRIVDAKFQTFGCGAAIAVSSMITEMVKGKTLEEALKITNKEVAKALGGLPPQKMHCSNLGADALKEAIEQYLAKQKTQ is encoded by the coding sequence ATGTACACGAAAGAGGTAATGGATCACTTCATGAACCCGAGAAACGTAGGCGAAATTCCCGACGCTGACGGGGTCGGGATGCAGGGAAATCCAGTTTGCGGCGATGTAATGAAGGTCTACATCAAAGTAAAAGATGGCCGCATCGTTGACGCCAAATTCCAGACCTTCGGTTGCGGGGCCGCCATTGCCGTAAGTAGCATGATCACCGAAATGGTTAAGGGCAAGACCCTTGAGGAGGCCCTCAAGATCACCAACAAAGAGGTGGCCAAGGCTCTGGGAGGACTACCACCCCAGAAAATGCATTGTTCAAACCTGGGGGCCGACGCCCTCAAGGAGGCCATTGAACAATACCTGGCAAAACAAAAAACCCAATAA
- a CDS encoding acyl-protein synthetase, giving the protein MRDYSLDSSFVRELDQEIQAFVARGLDNNDEKTFNRLALKEFELQFRNIEPYRTFCLKVGRTPETVSSWEDIPAVPSLAFKKFVLTTFPPDVAVQHYMSSGTTDPTNRAKVYRDQRAVEIMVQANALLTREYLFPDIDKMKILFFAPSPKLVPGMGMAVGLGEVRRIFGTSDSAFLIGYRGLKLALLLKALKQAEKTGEPLALIGATSAFIYFFNACEKEGLHFKLPPGSRLCDGGGYQGQFGECSKEEFWAKAKRILGIPETYCINVLGMAETSTNYFDNVLRNHLKGRKVFRYKELPPWTRLKIIDPETLNPVRPGEIGLLCHYDLTNRAQMLAVQTDNVGMAVEDGFEILGRWRKRGQEVFIDKTFQHPGGRVANKLTEFLLRHRLSKIGRIYARINV; this is encoded by the coding sequence GTGAGGGACTATAGCCTTGACTCCAGCTTTGTTCGGGAGCTCGATCAAGAAATTCAGGCCTTCGTGGCCCGGGGGCTAGATAATAATGATGAGAAGACTTTCAATCGTTTGGCTCTTAAGGAATTTGAGCTCCAATTTCGTAATATAGAACCCTATCGTACCTTCTGCCTTAAAGTAGGCCGGACTCCAGAAACAGTTTCTTCTTGGGAAGATATTCCGGCCGTCCCTTCTCTGGCCTTTAAGAAGTTTGTTTTAACTACCTTTCCACCTGATGTGGCGGTTCAGCACTACATGAGTAGTGGGACCACAGATCCAACTAATCGAGCCAAGGTCTATCGAGATCAGCGGGCCGTTGAAATTATGGTTCAGGCCAATGCCCTTCTTACCCGGGAGTATCTCTTTCCCGATATAGACAAAATGAAGATTCTCTTTTTTGCCCCTTCTCCTAAACTAGTTCCCGGTATGGGGATGGCTGTCGGTTTAGGGGAAGTGAGGCGCATCTTTGGAACGTCGGATAGTGCCTTTCTTATAGGCTATCGGGGGCTAAAACTGGCATTACTCCTCAAGGCCCTCAAACAAGCAGAGAAAACTGGCGAACCTTTGGCCCTCATCGGGGCCACCTCGGCCTTTATCTACTTTTTTAACGCCTGCGAGAAAGAAGGTTTACACTTTAAACTTCCTCCCGGAAGTCGACTCTGTGATGGTGGCGGATATCAAGGTCAGTTTGGTGAGTGTAGTAAGGAGGAATTTTGGGCCAAAGCCAAAAGAATTCTCGGGATCCCAGAGACTTACTGTATTAACGTTTTGGGGATGGCGGAAACCAGCACTAATTATTTTGACAACGTCTTAAGAAATCATCTTAAGGGACGAAAGGTCTTTCGCTACAAGGAACTTCCTCCATGGACCCGTCTTAAAATTATTGATCCCGAAACATTAAATCCTGTTCGGCCGGGAGAGATCGGACTCCTGTGTCATTATGACCTTACCAATAGGGCTCAAATGTTGGCTGTCCAAACAGATAATGTCGGTATGGCTGTCGAAGATGGATTTGAGATTCTTGGACGTTGGCGCAAACGGGGGCAGGAGGTGTTTATCGATAAAACTTTCCAGCATCCCGGCGGACGAGTAGCTAATAAACTGACGGAGTTTTTATTACGACATCGCTTAAGTAAGATTGGCCGAATCTATGCTCGCATTAATGTTTAA